Proteins from a genomic interval of uncultured Desulfuromusa sp.:
- a CDS encoding ABC transporter substrate-binding protein has protein sequence MVDTILNVLQQSDLSSAEKKSLVSGKVQEYLNIESMSRRTLGSYWDGATEEQRKTFADLFVKILEGTYLSRIDDYSTGTVQYLKQRVKDDKAIVDTVIVSKELEIPVQYKMIYDGNAWQVFDLVIEGVSLVKNYRSSYGEIIRQEGYDGLLALMVEKVQTMESAM, from the coding sequence ATGGTTGATACTATTTTAAATGTTTTGCAGCAATCTGACTTGAGTTCTGCAGAAAAAAAGTCTCTGGTCAGTGGGAAAGTGCAGGAGTATCTGAACATCGAGTCTATGTCTCGCCGTACCCTTGGTTCCTATTGGGATGGGGCAACTGAAGAACAGCGGAAGACTTTTGCAGACTTGTTTGTCAAAATTCTCGAAGGGACCTATTTGAGTCGTATCGATGACTACTCCACTGGAACTGTTCAGTACCTGAAGCAAAGGGTTAAGGATGACAAAGCCATTGTCGATACCGTGATTGTGTCAAAAGAATTGGAAATTCCCGTTCAGTACAAAATGATTTATGATGGCAATGCCTGGCAGGTTTTTGACCTAGTTATAGAAGGGGTCAGTCTGGTGAAAAATTATCGCTCCAGTTACGGTGAGATTATCCGTCAGGAAGGATATGACGGGTTACTGGCTCTCATGGTTGAGAAAGTGCAGACGATGGAATCCGCAATGTGA
- a CDS encoding VacJ family lipoprotein yields MLIRIFTFCFLGCFLWVGIAGADDFDAAFGDEFSDDPVVSEKLIADPLQPLNRGTFWVNDKLYFYLFKPVARGYRLVLPRPARVSVGNFFANLATPIRAGNALLQFKFRDFGTETYRFVINSTFGILGFFDPAESVAGVKKTVEDFGQTLGFYGFDHGFYLVLPIVGPSSLRDATGVFLDSYADPLRYSSLSTAEQMSVKFVDAENRLSLDRETYEGIVHDSLDPYLFIRAAYVQRRLAQVGEDTYNVNIFKSPLFDSDLLNPFDWIGF; encoded by the coding sequence ATGTTGATACGCATTTTCACATTCTGCTTCTTGGGATGTTTCTTGTGGGTTGGAATTGCTGGGGCCGATGACTTTGACGCCGCATTTGGGGATGAGTTTTCTGATGATCCGGTGGTTTCCGAAAAATTGATTGCGGATCCATTGCAGCCTTTAAACCGAGGCACTTTCTGGGTCAATGATAAGCTGTACTTTTATCTTTTTAAACCTGTTGCCAGAGGGTATCGCCTGGTCCTTCCCAGACCGGCCAGGGTTTCAGTCGGAAATTTTTTCGCAAATTTAGCGACACCGATTCGGGCTGGAAATGCCTTGCTGCAATTTAAGTTCAGGGACTTTGGGACCGAAACCTACCGTTTTGTCATCAACTCAACGTTTGGAATTCTCGGTTTTTTTGATCCGGCTGAATCTGTTGCCGGAGTCAAGAAAACGGTTGAAGATTTTGGGCAGACGTTGGGATTCTATGGTTTTGATCACGGATTCTATCTGGTTTTACCTATTGTCGGACCCTCCAGTTTGCGTGATGCGACAGGCGTTTTTCTGGATTCCTATGCTGACCCACTCAGATATTCCAGCTTGAGCACTGCTGAACAAATGAGTGTTAAATTTGTAGATGCAGAGAATCGCTTATCTCTTGATCGGGAAACCTATGAAGGGATTGTTCACGATTCTTTAGACCCTTACCTGTTTATTCGGGCTGCTTATGTGCAGCGACGTCTGGCGCAGGTGGGAGAAGATACGTATAATGTTAATATCTTTAAGAGCCCGTTGTTTGACAGTGATCTTTTGAATCCTTTTGATTGGATCGGATTTTAG
- a CDS encoding class I SAM-dependent methyltransferase — translation MKRALVRIVDWGHELLSEVVHMGDLVVDLTAGTGQDTLALYKMVGATGQVVAFDIQSQALSATANRLLVAGAQVRLQQRDIYPLQSQPGVDLLKMSHEDISTVLTAAPKGIIANLGYLPGGEKELITRPESTVLALRQSCSLLAPGGRLALTVYPGHPGGAEEGAAVNKFFAELDDSRFHVLQMKVCNRLQAPYLFILEKRI, via the coding sequence TTGAAGCGTGCTTTAGTCCGGATAGTCGATTGGGGGCACGAGCTTCTGTCTGAAGTTGTTCATATGGGTGACCTTGTGGTTGATTTGACCGCCGGGACAGGCCAGGATACTTTGGCGTTATATAAAATGGTCGGCGCGACAGGTCAAGTCGTCGCTTTTGATATTCAATCTCAGGCGCTGTCGGCTACAGCGAACAGGCTGCTTGTTGCAGGAGCTCAAGTTCGGTTGCAACAGCGGGATATTTATCCCTTGCAGAGTCAGCCCGGAGTTGATCTGCTGAAAATGAGTCATGAAGACATCTCAACAGTTCTGACTGCGGCTCCAAAAGGGATTATCGCCAACCTCGGTTATTTGCCTGGAGGTGAGAAGGAGCTGATAACACGCCCGGAGTCAACGGTGCTTGCACTCAGACAATCCTGCTCACTCCTTGCACCGGGTGGACGCCTTGCCTTGACCGTTTATCCTGGTCATCCAGGTGGAGCTGAAGAGGGTGCTGCTGTTAACAAGTTTTTTGCTGAATTGGATGATTCACGCTTTCATGTGTTGCAAATGAAAGTATGTAATCGACTTCAGGCACCATATTTATTTATCCTGGAAAAAAGGATTTAG
- a CDS encoding TerB family tellurite resistance protein: MLKRLLQVFSEPTTQVEATSEERIPLAAAVLLLEIANTDGEFHPDEQDMLGALLKEHFSVSEESLGDLLKLAEETRQSSHDLHQFTREINKAFTQGEKEQIIEALWQLVYADGRLDCYEDALMRQLGSLIGLSHRQLIEAKLRVTKD; this comes from the coding sequence ATGTTAAAGAGATTATTACAGGTTTTTTCGGAACCCACAACTCAGGTCGAAGCGACTTCTGAGGAGCGGATACCGTTGGCTGCAGCAGTTTTATTGCTTGAGATTGCAAATACAGACGGAGAATTTCATCCGGATGAGCAGGATATGTTGGGAGCTCTTCTAAAGGAGCATTTTTCCGTATCGGAGGAATCCCTCGGTGATTTATTGAAACTGGCAGAAGAAACACGCCAGTCCAGCCATGATTTGCATCAATTTACGCGTGAAATTAACAAGGCTTTCACTCAGGGTGAAAAAGAACAAATTATAGAAGCCTTGTGGCAACTAGTTTATGCCGATGGTCGTCTGGATTGTTATGAGGATGCCCTCATGAGGCAGTTGGGATCATTGATTGGACTCTCTCATCGCCAACTGATTGAGGCCAAACTGAGAGTGACAAAGGATTGA
- a CDS encoding DUF190 domain-containing protein yields the protein MQSLDGEQSLMRIFIGESDRYENKPLYKVLLELFRAKGFAGATVLRGVAGFGANSVLHTDRLLCLSQDLPLVIEVIDSEEKIESIIPQLDDILQGGMITLEKARVIYYKK from the coding sequence ATGCAGAGTTTAGATGGTGAACAAAGCCTGATGCGGATTTTTATCGGTGAATCGGATCGTTATGAGAATAAGCCATTATATAAAGTCCTTTTAGAGCTGTTTCGAGCAAAAGGTTTTGCCGGAGCCACTGTTTTGAGAGGCGTCGCTGGATTTGGCGCAAATTCGGTCCTGCATACGGATCGCTTACTCTGCTTGTCTCAGGATTTGCCGCTGGTCATAGAGGTCATTGACAGCGAAGAAAAGATAGAAAGCATTATTCCCCAGCTTGACGATATATTGCAGGGGGGAATGATCACCCTTGAAAAGGCTCGAGTCATTTATTACAAAAAGTGA
- the crcB gene encoding fluoride efflux transporter CrcB, translating to MQLFYIGLFGGFGCVARYLASSWTYQLCGRGLPYGTLFVNVAGSFLLGLLMTFGLRSALFSPEVRMGLTVGFMGGFTTFSTFSYETLRLLEDGSFWQAGMNISLNIILCLLFAFLGVVVARQLT from the coding sequence ATGCAGTTGTTTTATATTGGTCTTTTTGGTGGATTTGGGTGTGTCGCACGCTATCTGGCTTCCAGCTGGACATATCAGCTCTGTGGCCGCGGTTTGCCGTATGGGACATTATTCGTTAATGTTGCCGGATCCTTTCTGCTTGGTCTGCTGATGACCTTCGGCTTGCGTAGCGCTCTTTTCTCTCCGGAAGTACGGATGGGTTTAACGGTCGGATTTATGGGCGGGTTTACGACATTTTCAACTTTTTCTTATGAAACTCTGCGCTTATTGGAGGATGGCAGTTTCTGGCAGGCGGGGATGAATATCTCTTTGAATATTATTTTATGCTTGTTGTTTGCGTTCTTGGGAGTTGTTGTCGCTCGTCAATTGACTTGA
- a CDS encoding outer membrane protein assembly factor BamD, which yields MKLAYKWLFPLLICLTLTACGGSKIKPKTSAEKYFREGEKYFESGLIEDAVASWEKVRDTFYSPELSMLAELKIAEAYYVSKRYEEAAMAYQEFLKQHPNDFRAPTILYRMGLSYYQQILSPDRDQTSTKNAMKSFQKLTQQYPDDPLAQEAGYLIQRCRTRLAEHEVYVGQFYLKRKQYQPAIKRLEDILETFPEYYYRDEAYFYLGKAYLQTKQQDKARAIYEKLFEEFPGSDFVEDAQELLAEQK from the coding sequence ATGAAACTAGCATATAAATGGTTATTCCCTCTCTTGATCTGCCTGACTTTGACAGCTTGCGGAGGCTCTAAAATAAAACCAAAAACCTCTGCAGAGAAATATTTCCGGGAAGGTGAAAAGTATTTCGAAAGCGGTCTGATTGAAGATGCTGTCGCTTCATGGGAAAAAGTGCGGGATACTTTTTATTCACCTGAACTCAGCATGCTGGCGGAATTAAAAATTGCTGAAGCCTACTATGTGTCAAAACGCTATGAAGAGGCTGCTATGGCTTATCAGGAATTTTTAAAACAACATCCCAATGATTTTCGCGCTCCGACGATTCTTTATCGAATGGGTCTCAGTTATTATCAACAAATCCTTTCCCCTGACCGGGATCAAACCAGCACTAAAAATGCAATGAAGAGCTTTCAGAAGCTCACCCAACAGTACCCCGATGACCCTCTCGCCCAGGAAGCGGGTTATTTGATCCAACGGTGTCGTACCCGCTTAGCTGAACATGAAGTCTATGTTGGTCAGTTCTATTTAAAACGCAAGCAATACCAACCGGCGATTAAGCGCCTGGAAGATATTCTAGAGACCTTTCCCGAATACTATTACCGTGACGAGGCCTATTTCTATCTTGGTAAAGCCTATCTCCAAACAAAGCAACAGGATAAAGCCCGGGCTATTTACGAAAAACTTTTTGAGGAATTTCCAGGAAGTGATTTCGTTGAGGACGCTCAAGAGTTATTGGCTGAACAAAAATAA
- a CDS encoding acetyl-CoA hydrolase/transferase C-terminal domain-containing protein has translation MSEFGTLEDRVRRKSLLSKTMSATDCIQFFESGQNLLWSGFTPAGYPKAVPIALADHVEANNLQGKMKFNLFIGASVGAETEDRWATLDMIDRRWPYQTGKNIAKGINAGRIRMGDKHLGLFAQDISYGFYTENGRYDVAIIEVSDITEDCGLVLTSSCGIVAEAINLCDKIIIEVNTGQPSFEGMHDIHMQQKPPHRAPFLITEAQTRIGTPYVPCDPDKIIAVVESKHRDKGRAFAGQDDTSDAIAGHLMEFFAHEVKMGRLPENLLPLQSGVGSIANAVVGGLANGPFTNLSVFTEVLQDTMLDFFDSGKLNFASACSLSLSEDPGFPRFFENWDKYFDKIVLRPLSISNAPEPIRRLGCIAMNTPVEFDIYAHANSTLVGGTRMINGLGGSGDYLRNGYLKIMHSPSTRPSKTDPHGITCVVPKAPHIDHTEHDLDVLVTEQGLADLRGVAPKERAKLIIEKCGHPEYKPILNDYLEMSSKYCLERGVGHEPQMFDRAFKMQQNLAENGTMRIKNWDIKVDLCE, from the coding sequence ATGTCCGAGTTCGGAACCCTTGAAGATCGTGTACGTCGTAAGTCATTGCTCAGCAAAACCATGTCGGCAACTGACTGTATCCAATTTTTTGAATCTGGTCAAAACTTGCTGTGGTCTGGTTTCACCCCAGCCGGCTACCCCAAAGCAGTCCCTATTGCCCTGGCCGACCACGTCGAGGCAAACAACCTGCAAGGCAAAATGAAGTTTAACCTCTTCATCGGTGCTTCTGTTGGTGCAGAAACTGAAGACCGCTGGGCAACCCTGGACATGATCGATCGTCGCTGGCCTTACCAGACCGGCAAAAATATCGCCAAAGGAATCAATGCCGGTCGCATTCGCATGGGTGACAAGCACCTTGGTCTTTTTGCTCAGGATATCAGCTACGGTTTCTATACCGAGAATGGCCGGTATGACGTTGCTATCATTGAAGTTTCTGACATTACAGAAGATTGTGGTCTGGTTCTGACGTCATCTTGCGGTATTGTTGCTGAAGCCATCAATCTGTGTGACAAAATCATTATCGAAGTGAATACAGGGCAGCCTTCATTTGAAGGAATGCACGATATTCATATGCAACAGAAGCCACCACATCGTGCTCCATTCCTGATCACCGAAGCACAAACCCGCATCGGGACTCCATACGTTCCTTGTGACCCCGACAAGATCATCGCTGTTGTGGAATCCAAGCATCGCGATAAAGGTCGTGCATTTGCCGGTCAGGATGACACTTCCGATGCAATCGCCGGGCACCTGATGGAATTCTTCGCTCACGAAGTGAAAATGGGTCGCTTACCTGAAAACCTGCTACCTCTCCAATCAGGCGTCGGTTCCATTGCTAACGCAGTCGTTGGTGGTCTTGCCAATGGTCCTTTCACCAACCTTAGCGTTTTCACCGAGGTTCTTCAGGACACGATGCTGGACTTCTTTGATTCCGGTAAATTGAACTTTGCTTCGGCCTGTTCACTTTCTCTGTCGGAAGACCCCGGATTCCCACGTTTCTTTGAGAACTGGGACAAGTATTTTGACAAGATTGTTCTGCGCCCACTATCCATTTCCAACGCTCCTGAACCAATCCGTCGGCTCGGTTGTATTGCCATGAACACCCCGGTTGAGTTTGATATCTATGCACACGCCAACTCAACTCTGGTTGGTGGTACCCGGATGATCAACGGTCTCGGCGGCTCCGGTGACTATCTGCGCAATGGTTATCTGAAAATCATGCACAGCCCATCGACTCGTCCAAGCAAGACCGATCCACATGGCATCACTTGTGTCGTGCCGAAAGCACCACATATTGACCATACTGAGCATGATCTCGATGTTCTGGTTACTGAGCAGGGCCTGGCTGACTTGCGTGGTGTCGCACCAAAAGAGCGCGCCAAACTGATCATCGAAAAGTGTGGTCACCCTGAGTACAAACCCATCCTCAACGATTATCTGGAGATGTCTTCCAAGTATTGTCTTGAGCGCGGCGTCGGTCACGAGCCACAAATGTTTGACCGTGCATTCAAAATGCAGCAGAACCTTGCTGAAAACGGGACTATGCGTATTAAGAACTGGGATATCAAAGTCGATCTCTGCGAATAG
- a CDS encoding DUF6701 domain-containing protein, with the protein MRAENKHQWIICFIILILLLFPQIAKADRTVTSVALDGSVSGTVTVTPSATIGAQIFVTTDGRRGADNDWGSTSWRIDSGPLHCIDHSDHTSSGRYSEFFNVTAPVTTGIYTAAFVAYNNDNCSSGASNTVTRQIEVKPAYPSVSAISLASTDPTSADMSVEWTVEFSEAVAGVDISDFVLVETGGTTDSSITGVSGRGTTWTVAVNTGTSDTGTLGLNLVDNDTIISASSVPLGGVGSGNGDYVGAVYTLVPPVPHLAKVASTSAATVGDTVAFTISVTNPDTEPLTDVVVTDVLPTGMTYVTHVVSVGSVDVSDQTVTWTISHLSGSSNVQLTIATSMSQQGIFTNTVISPGAISASATVLVLDSAVTHFRMDEPVNSWAGTAGEVVDSGGTALHGTWKSTSGISDPVAPNPAISDQHSTVIGDFCNAANFDGSSVVEVADSSLFDYTTQLSASTWIYPTAYPSELSSILSNDVNYEFHLNSSGNLYWWWQASTLTSAATIPLNQWTHVAITFDSSSGVRRQRIYVNGVPDSNTNNWQGTLSTNNCKVHIGGDVATGSCDVLSARNFQGKIDEVKLYGFEMTQAQVQADMNLGRNCSGTFDHIRIEHDGIGSICAPERVTIKACLNSDCTTLFPGNVTLNLSPSGWVDGNTFTFSGGITSRQLSWGTPGDISLGTSSISPIPAFSTQCYNGSTQTCILNFADVSCAFDAVESGALPQTPIFTKLSGVSFDIDVLALLNSSTVNTNYTNTVELDLVDSTSSACPTGDGLTSASSISFTAGDAGRKTATFNYPNAARNVKVRVRVGDSAPACSNDNFAIRPHNLNISSSDADNHDIDGTPVIVAGEGFNLIASAIAGYDGIPSIDPALVTGTPALGVLSGRFDAASAASGLVTGTFTYSEVGHFGLLRNAVYDDTFTFVDQPDECTPDFSNELSNGKYGCSFGSDAVPQTIGNSGFGRFIPASFNVGNNTPLFSSVCNSSFTYLGQPFGYFIEPELTVTALNRAGEVTLNYSGSYWKLSSALSGRQYSNNATTSSLLTITTPGSVSWSGTSDNDGTGTADISGEFLTYSKPTIPEGPFVADADLIFSAVDLTDGDGVCYDPDNDGICDTYSLLSILGGELRYGQMQLQNAYGSETLPLTIPVLTEYYDGVGFVPNSLDICTNYDFNNLILSNHQGNFLAGDSVASGSGTLLSGIGYNLVLSAPGDGHDGSVDLMLDLSQATGANMEWLQPGGSNPTAKATFGIFKGNPRMIYMRESIW; encoded by the coding sequence ATGAGGGCAGAGAATAAACACCAATGGATTATCTGTTTCATCATCCTGATTTTGCTTTTGTTTCCGCAAATAGCTAAGGCGGACAGGACTGTGACGTCTGTTGCGTTGGATGGATCTGTGTCAGGGACAGTGACGGTTACTCCTTCTGCGACGATTGGTGCACAGATTTTTGTGACGACTGATGGTCGGCGGGGGGCTGATAATGATTGGGGGTCCACGAGTTGGAGGATCGACAGTGGACCTCTGCATTGTATTGACCATTCGGACCATACGTCTTCAGGTCGTTACAGCGAATTTTTCAATGTGACTGCTCCAGTGACGACCGGAATCTATACCGCTGCGTTTGTTGCCTATAATAATGACAACTGTTCATCCGGAGCCAGTAACACGGTAACGAGACAGATTGAGGTCAAGCCTGCGTATCCGTCTGTCAGCGCAATCAGTCTGGCCAGCACTGATCCGACATCGGCTGACATGTCTGTTGAATGGACGGTGGAGTTCAGTGAAGCAGTGGCCGGAGTTGATATTTCCGATTTTGTTTTAGTCGAAACAGGCGGAACGACCGACTCAAGCATAACCGGGGTCAGTGGTCGTGGAACGACCTGGACGGTGGCTGTCAACACGGGAACGTCCGATACTGGGACTCTCGGACTCAATCTGGTCGATAACGATACAATTATCAGTGCATCCAGCGTCCCTCTGGGAGGAGTTGGTAGCGGAAACGGAGACTATGTTGGAGCCGTCTATACTCTGGTTCCGCCGGTTCCGCACCTTGCCAAGGTGGCGAGTACTTCAGCCGCAACCGTCGGAGATACGGTTGCCTTCACGATTTCCGTCACTAATCCCGATACGGAACCTTTGACGGATGTGGTCGTAACCGATGTCCTGCCAACCGGGATGACTTATGTGACCCATGTTGTATCGGTAGGTTCTGTCGATGTTTCAGATCAAACTGTGACCTGGACGATCAGTCACTTGTCAGGATCATCAAATGTCCAGCTGACCATTGCGACATCTATGTCACAACAGGGGATTTTTACGAATACTGTGATTTCTCCCGGTGCCATTTCAGCGAGTGCAACGGTTCTGGTTCTGGACAGTGCGGTCACCCATTTTCGTATGGATGAACCAGTCAATTCGTGGGCAGGAACTGCAGGGGAAGTTGTTGATAGTGGTGGGACGGCATTGCACGGGACCTGGAAAAGCACCAGCGGTATCTCCGATCCGGTAGCTCCAAATCCAGCGATATCCGACCAGCATTCAACAGTCATTGGTGATTTTTGTAACGCAGCAAATTTTGATGGTTCTTCCGTTGTTGAAGTCGCTGATAGTTCGCTGTTTGACTACACAACACAATTGTCTGCCTCCACTTGGATTTATCCAACGGCCTATCCTTCTGAACTGTCTTCGATTCTTTCAAATGATGTCAATTATGAGTTTCATCTCAATAGCTCTGGAAATTTGTATTGGTGGTGGCAGGCATCCACTTTGACTTCAGCTGCTACAATCCCCTTGAATCAGTGGACCCATGTTGCAATTACGTTTGATTCTTCATCCGGGGTCCGCCGTCAGAGGATTTATGTCAATGGCGTTCCGGATTCCAATACCAACAACTGGCAGGGAACCCTGTCGACGAATAATTGTAAAGTTCATATCGGTGGGGATGTTGCGACTGGTTCTTGCGACGTCCTTTCTGCTCGTAACTTTCAAGGAAAGATCGACGAGGTGAAACTGTATGGATTTGAAATGACACAGGCGCAGGTTCAGGCTGATATGAATCTGGGAAGAAACTGTTCCGGGACCTTCGACCATATCCGTATAGAACATGACGGGATCGGAAGTATCTGTGCCCCTGAGCGCGTGACGATCAAAGCTTGTCTGAATTCAGACTGTACGACTCTTTTTCCGGGAAATGTTACCTTAAACCTCTCTCCTTCGGGTTGGGTTGATGGAAATACTTTTACTTTTTCGGGGGGGATTACTTCTCGTCAATTAAGTTGGGGGACGCCGGGTGATATTTCGCTTGGCACGAGCAGTATTTCGCCGATACCAGCATTTTCAACTCAATGTTATAATGGGTCTACACAGACATGTATTCTCAATTTTGCGGATGTTTCATGTGCTTTTGATGCCGTTGAGTCAGGGGCTTTGCCACAAACACCAATATTTACGAAGCTGTCAGGTGTTTCTTTCGATATCGATGTTTTAGCGCTTCTTAATTCATCAACAGTGAATACGAATTATACCAATACCGTTGAACTTGATCTGGTTGATTCGACAAGCTCAGCCTGCCCGACAGGGGATGGGTTGACGTCTGCGTCCAGCATTAGTTTTACAGCCGGGGACGCAGGACGAAAGACAGCCACCTTTAATTATCCAAATGCTGCTCGTAACGTCAAGGTCCGTGTTCGCGTTGGTGATTCAGCTCCGGCTTGTTCCAACGATAATTTTGCAATTCGTCCACATAACCTTAACATTTCGTCTTCTGATGCAGATAACCATGATATTGACGGGACACCGGTTATCGTTGCGGGAGAGGGTTTCAATTTAATCGCATCAGCTATTGCCGGTTATGACGGTATCCCATCAATTGATCCCGCCTTGGTAACGGGAACGCCGGCTCTTGGTGTGCTGTCAGGACGTTTTGACGCCGCATCGGCTGCTTCAGGTCTGGTGACCGGGACATTTACGTATTCTGAAGTCGGACACTTTGGCCTGCTCAGAAATGCTGTCTACGATGACACTTTCACGTTTGTTGACCAGCCTGATGAATGTACGCCCGATTTTTCAAACGAGCTGTCAAACGGGAAATATGGCTGTTCATTTGGAAGTGATGCTGTTCCTCAAACTATTGGGAATAGTGGTTTTGGACGTTTTATCCCTGCAAGTTTCAATGTCGGCAACAATACACCTCTGTTTTCCAGCGTGTGCAATAGCTCTTTTACCTATCTTGGGCAACCGTTTGGGTATTTCATCGAACCTGAACTGACTGTTACCGCTTTAAATCGTGCCGGGGAGGTGACTCTAAATTATTCTGGAAGTTACTGGAAGCTGTCTTCCGCATTGAGTGGACGTCAATATTCAAATAATGCCACAACTTCATCCTTATTGACCATCACAACACCAGGAAGTGTTTCATGGAGTGGAACGAGCGATAATGACGGAACAGGAACAGCAGATATCTCTGGGGAATTTCTGACTTACAGCAAACCGACAATTCCCGAGGGCCCTTTTGTTGCTGATGCCGATCTGATTTTTAGTGCCGTGGACTTAACTGATGGTGATGGGGTCTGTTACGATCCGGACAATGATGGCATCTGTGATACCTACTCTTTGCTTTCGATTCTGGGCGGAGAACTCCGCTATGGCCAGATGCAATTACAGAATGCCTACGGATCTGAAACCTTGCCACTGACGATTCCGGTGTTGACTGAATACTATGATGGCGTGGGATTTGTTCCCAATTCGCTAGATATCTGTACTAACTATGATTTTAACAATTTAATTTTGTCCAATCACCAGGGAAATTTTCTTGCCGGTGATAGCGTCGCTTCCGGAAGTGGAACCTTGCTCTCCGGAATTGGTTATAATCTGGTGCTGAGCGCTCCGGGGGACGGACATGATGGCAGTGTCGATTTGATGCTTGATTTATCTCAGGCCACAGGTGCGAATATGGAATGGTTACAGCCGGGAGGAAGCAACCCGACAGCAAAAGCGACCTTCGGAATTTTTAAAGGGAACCCAAGGATGATCTATATGCGCGAATCGATCTGGTAA
- a CDS encoding pilus assembly protein MshP — MKSLSLLNNKAGFTLVQAIFILVVLSLLGVVMMRMIGVQSSTSVFALQGARAYQAARSGLEWGAARARAGNSCNGTVSVENFNVDVTCSNQQFTEGSIGPYDVYRIRATATFGSYGSPDYILRRAEMKVGFP; from the coding sequence ATGAAAAGTTTGTCATTACTAAATAACAAAGCGGGATTTACGCTGGTCCAGGCTATTTTTATCCTTGTCGTTCTATCGCTTCTTGGGGTAGTGATGATGCGCATGATCGGGGTGCAAAGCTCTACCAGTGTTTTTGCCTTGCAAGGGGCAAGAGCTTATCAGGCTGCGCGAAGTGGCCTGGAGTGGGGAGCCGCACGAGCGCGTGCGGGAAATTCCTGTAACGGAACAGTGTCGGTGGAAAATTTCAATGTTGATGTGACCTGCTCAAATCAACAGTTTACGGAAGGATCAATCGGCCCTTACGATGTTTACAGGATAAGGGCCACAGCAACGTTCGGTAGCTACGGGTCGCCTGATTACATCTTGCGCAGAGCGGAGATGAAGGTGGGGTTCCCATGA
- a CDS encoding type II secretion system protein: MQSAQHITSESGFTLIELIVVMVIVGILATLGGRFIVAPVAGYIDLSRRTRLVDQAEMALRRMQRDIRHALPNSIRIDGTGHYLEMLNTVDGGRYRRYPDLDFGGDDILDFTSADSSFEVLGALSQAPAENHHLVIYNTSSVGTSGNAYAAASANRAVVGAGSTATQIILYPGYHFINSSPYQRFFIVDQPVTYACEGGVLHRYDGYTIAATQAAPPAVEADLVARNIAGCRFSYDPGGSQRAGLVTLELSLSEAGETMTLLHQVHVVNAP, translated from the coding sequence ATGCAGTCAGCTCAGCACATAACATCTGAATCCGGATTTACGCTGATTGAATTGATCGTTGTTATGGTCATTGTCGGGATCCTTGCGACTCTGGGTGGTCGCTTCATTGTAGCGCCAGTGGCCGGTTACATTGATCTTTCCCGCAGAACCCGACTGGTTGATCAGGCAGAAATGGCTTTGCGTCGAATGCAACGGGACATTCGCCACGCACTACCGAACAGTATCCGTATTGATGGTACCGGACACTATCTGGAAATGTTGAATACTGTGGATGGTGGACGTTATCGGCGTTATCCTGATCTCGATTTCGGTGGTGATGATATTCTTGATTTTACCTCTGCCGATAGTAGCTTTGAAGTCCTGGGAGCACTCAGTCAGGCTCCTGCAGAAAATCATCATCTTGTTATCTATAATACTTCATCTGTTGGAACCAGTGGCAATGCCTATGCTGCAGCGTCTGCTAATCGGGCCGTTGTCGGTGCCGGGAGCACAGCAACACAAATCATTTTGTACCCTGGTTATCATTTTATCAATTCATCCCCATACCAACGATTTTTTATTGTCGATCAGCCTGTCACCTACGCTTGTGAAGGCGGGGTGTTGCATCGTTATGACGGCTATACTATTGCAGCCACTCAAGCAGCACCGCCGGCCGTTGAAGCAGACCTTGTTGCCCGAAATATTGCCGGTTGTCGGTTCAGCTATGATCCGGGGGGCAGTCAGAGGGCCGGGTTGGTAACATTGGAGCTGTCATTGTCTGAAGCAGGAGAAACAATGACGCTGCTGCATCAGGTCCACGTGGTAAATGCGCCATGA